In Sphingobacterium sp. PCS056, the following proteins share a genomic window:
- the dprA gene encoding DNA-processing protein DprA, with protein sequence MNFYHQIALTKIKGVGPKTARILLAHCGSVQEILETKASTLAKIPGVSSRTANEIAAKNYQEATEKELAFVEKHHIQVLWIDNSDYPQKLKNCEDAPLVLYYKGNTHLNKQRIVSIVGTRNATNYGRKICDKLIEQMQPLNTTIVSGLAYGIDIMAHRAALHHQIPTIAVLGHGLDRIYPASHRETATAMLQHGGLLTEFPSDSNLDRQNFPMRNRIIAGMSDVTIVIEAAIKGGALITAEIANSYNRDVCAFPGAIDQAYSAGCNYLIKTNRAHLIRDAKDLCYLMNWEPQQEQIGVQLPLIPTDLNRDQLYLYTFLQDKQQAGIDEITHYCNWPQSKLAMILLEMEMNGHITSLPGKIYKI encoded by the coding sequence ATGAACTTTTACCATCAAATAGCACTTACCAAAATTAAGGGGGTAGGACCTAAAACTGCGCGCATTTTACTCGCTCACTGTGGTTCTGTGCAAGAGATTTTGGAGACTAAAGCAAGCACATTAGCAAAAATCCCGGGAGTAAGCAGTAGAACAGCAAACGAAATAGCAGCAAAAAACTATCAAGAAGCAACCGAAAAAGAACTTGCATTTGTTGAAAAACATCATATACAAGTGCTGTGGATCGACAATTCAGATTATCCACAGAAATTAAAAAACTGCGAAGATGCACCTCTTGTTCTATATTACAAAGGCAATACTCATCTCAATAAACAACGGATCGTTAGTATCGTTGGTACAAGAAACGCTACAAATTATGGTCGTAAAATTTGTGACAAGCTTATTGAACAAATGCAACCATTGAATACAACAATTGTCAGCGGGCTCGCCTATGGCATTGATATCATGGCCCATCGAGCTGCACTTCATCATCAGATACCTACAATAGCCGTATTAGGTCATGGGCTAGACCGCATATATCCTGCTAGTCATAGAGAAACGGCAACAGCCATGCTGCAGCACGGAGGTCTACTGACCGAATTCCCTTCCGACAGCAATCTCGACCGCCAAAACTTTCCTATGCGTAATCGTATTATTGCAGGAATGTCCGACGTAACAATCGTGATCGAAGCCGCTATAAAAGGAGGTGCCCTCATCACTGCTGAAATAGCCAATAGCTACAACCGAGATGTATGCGCCTTTCCAGGTGCTATAGATCAAGCCTACTCAGCTGGATGCAATTATTTGATCAAGACAAACCGTGCTCATCTAATTCGAGATGCCAAAGACCTCTGTTATCTCATGAATTGGGAACCTCAGCAAGAACAAATCGGTGTACAATTACCACTGATACCCACCGATTTAAACCGTGATCAACTTTATCTCTATACTTTCTTACAAGATAAACAGCAAGCTGGAATTGATGAGATCACGCATTACTGCAATTGGCCTCAAAGTAAGCTCGCGATGATCCTACTCGAAATGGAGATGAATGGTCATATCACCTCTTTACCTGGCAAAATATATAAAATTTAA
- a CDS encoding glutamate synthase subunit beta encodes MGKITGFKEYDRELPQKEPVAYRIQNFQEFNKGYTDSQLNTQAARCMDCGIPFCHSGCPLGNVIPEFNDAVYDGKWEDAYNILTSTNNFPEFTGRICPAPCESACVLGIHSSPITIEEIEKHIIEIAFNKGYVKPNKSYIKTDKRIAIVGSGPAGLAAAAQLNKAGHEVVVFERDDQLGGLLRYGIPDFKLDKKIIDRRIAIMQESGIKFNVNAEVGKNISTHELLAFDAVILATGSTVPWYLDIPGKDLKGVHYAMDFLKQQNKKVSGIDYTDEPIIAQGKHVVIIGDGDTGSDCIGTSNRQLAQSITQIARKPIPAKQRLKNNPWPLDQVTFSTSSSQEEGCERLWATETKAFLSDEHGNVKAVQIIEVEYQVDDYGRRTQLGQSEPKEIPADLVLLAVGYQHTEQQLPQQLGVKVDARGNIVATEKDYQTSVDHIFTAGDCRKGQSLVVWAISEGRECARKVDEFLMGQSELENKEAIHTYA; translated from the coding sequence ATGGGAAAAATAACAGGATTTAAAGAATACGATCGTGAGCTTCCGCAAAAAGAACCGGTAGCTTACAGAATACAGAATTTTCAGGAATTCAATAAAGGATACACAGATAGTCAACTCAATACACAGGCAGCACGTTGTATGGACTGCGGTATTCCATTTTGTCACTCAGGATGTCCTCTGGGCAATGTAATACCTGAATTTAATGATGCCGTTTACGATGGAAAATGGGAAGATGCATACAACATATTGACCTCAACCAACAACTTTCCAGAATTTACAGGAAGAATTTGTCCGGCACCATGTGAATCAGCATGCGTACTAGGCATACACAGTTCTCCTATTACCATAGAAGAAATTGAAAAACATATTATTGAAATTGCTTTCAATAAAGGCTACGTAAAACCTAACAAAAGTTATATCAAAACAGATAAACGAATTGCTATTGTTGGATCAGGACCTGCGGGTTTAGCTGCAGCCGCACAACTCAATAAAGCTGGACATGAAGTTGTCGTTTTTGAACGTGATGATCAACTTGGAGGTTTACTCCGTTATGGCATACCAGATTTTAAATTAGATAAAAAAATAATTGATCGTCGTATTGCCATTATGCAAGAATCTGGCATCAAATTCAACGTAAATGCAGAAGTCGGAAAAAATATTTCAACCCATGAGCTATTAGCTTTTGACGCAGTTATACTTGCAACAGGATCAACAGTACCATGGTATCTCGACATTCCTGGGAAAGACCTAAAAGGTGTTCATTACGCTATGGACTTTTTAAAACAACAGAACAAAAAAGTAAGTGGCATAGATTATACAGATGAACCTATCATAGCACAAGGCAAACATGTTGTTATTATAGGAGATGGCGATACAGGATCCGATTGTATCGGAACTTCCAATCGTCAGCTAGCACAAAGCATCACACAAATCGCACGCAAACCAATTCCAGCCAAACAAAGATTAAAAAATAATCCGTGGCCACTGGATCAAGTTACATTTAGCACGTCATCTTCTCAAGAAGAAGGATGTGAGCGCCTTTGGGCAACCGAAACCAAAGCATTCCTCAGTGATGAGCACGGGAATGTCAAAGCTGTTCAAATCATAGAAGTCGAGTATCAAGTCGATGATTATGGAAGAAGAACACAATTGGGCCAATCAGAACCAAAAGAGATTCCCGCAGACCTCGTATTACTTGCAGTCGGTTATCAACATACAGAACAGCAGTTGCCACAACAATTAGGCGTCAAAGTCGATGCCAGAGGCAATATAGTAGCGACTGAAAAAGATTATCAAACTTCCGTCGATCATATCTTCACTGCTGGAGATTGCAGAAAAGGACAGTCCTTAGTTGTGTGGGCAATATCAGAAGGTCGAGAATGCGCCAGAAAAGTAGACGAGTTCCTAATGGGACAGTCAGAACTTGAAAACAAGGAAGCTATTCATACTTACGCTTAA
- a CDS encoding DUF6814 family protein, producing the protein MDNLKKILGILWIALALFTAYFCLFELAIPKIKIGHQEDLVFGIIIMFILTPIISLGLGLFGYYSLCGEYAKDKT; encoded by the coding sequence ATGGATAATCTAAAAAAAATATTAGGCATTCTATGGATTGCCCTAGCCCTTTTCACCGCATACTTTTGCCTTTTTGAGCTCGCAATTCCCAAAATAAAGATCGGTCACCAAGAAGATTTAGTATTCGGAATCATCATTATGTTTATTTTGACCCCGATTATATCACTAGGATTAGGGCTTTTTGGCTATTATTCCCTTTGTGGAGAGTATGCAAAAGACAAAACTTAA
- the rsmG gene encoding 16S rRNA (guanine(527)-N(7))-methyltransferase RsmG, with translation MNPTVDIIYQYFPNLTEVQKTQFAQLAELYPFWNNQINVISRKDVESLYLHHVLHSLGIAKYAMTFAPGTRILDVGTGGGFPGIPLAILFPEVKFHLVDSIGKKIKVVREVAAALGLQNVEADHIRAEQLDDKYDFIVSRAVTRLADFAPWIRNKFLKQDKNGIPNGILYLKGGDLAEEIKESRLKAELHPLSNYFKEDFFETKFVVYVPM, from the coding sequence TTGAATCCTACAGTAGACATTATATATCAGTATTTTCCAAACTTAACAGAAGTTCAGAAAACACAATTTGCACAACTAGCAGAACTTTACCCGTTTTGGAATAATCAGATCAACGTTATTTCACGTAAAGATGTTGAAAGCCTTTACTTACACCACGTGTTACATTCCTTAGGTATCGCAAAATACGCCATGACCTTTGCACCAGGCACACGTATCCTTGATGTAGGCACTGGTGGAGGTTTCCCAGGAATACCATTAGCTATATTATTCCCCGAAGTAAAATTTCACTTAGTAGACTCTATCGGCAAAAAAATTAAAGTAGTTCGCGAAGTAGCAGCAGCACTAGGACTTCAAAATGTAGAAGCAGATCATATTCGTGCCGAGCAATTGGATGACAAATACGATTTTATTGTGTCACGAGCGGTAACACGATTAGCAGATTTTGCTCCTTGGATTCGCAATAAGTTCTTGAAACAAGATAAAAATGGAATTCCAAACGGTATTTTATACCTTAAAGGTGGAGATTTAGCAGAAGAAATTAAAGAATCTCGCTTAAAGGCCGAGCTGCACCCACTATCTAATTATTTCAAAGAAGATTTTTTTGAAACAAAATTTGTGGTTTACGTACCGATGTAA
- a CDS encoding glycosyltransferase: MSIIQQYAIYYPYIAFGVICLLLLIQLYYIIFVYGKLSLHKVRSYQEQDQFDPISVIICAHNEQKNLQQFLTSILEQDYPQFEVIVVNDYSTDETKWVLKDFQEKYENLKIVDIKEHIRLKHGKKFAVTLGIKSAIYEKLVFTDADCSPNSNNWLKETAGALSQPNKEIVIGYSPYFKYKGFLNKLIRFETTHTAMSYLSYALKKDAYMAVGRNMGYTKKLFFSKKGFASHMHIKSGDDDLFVNENATKKNVALSIHPDAIVYSEPKTTWKTYYKQKARHSGASVIYKKRHQRMLGTQLITSFLFYCALILTAIIFPHYWYIPLAAYLIRLITQILVFRSIYRKLAVFDLIWWLPLLDIIYYFYICINGLFNRKKKSISWK; encoded by the coding sequence ATGTCCATCATACAACAATACGCCATCTATTACCCCTATATCGCCTTTGGCGTCATCTGTTTATTACTGCTCATCCAGCTGTACTATATTATATTTGTGTACGGAAAACTAAGTCTTCATAAAGTGCGCTCTTATCAAGAACAAGATCAATTTGATCCCATCTCTGTTATCATCTGTGCACATAACGAACAGAAAAACCTCCAACAATTTTTAACATCCATTTTAGAGCAAGACTATCCTCAATTTGAAGTCATTGTTGTCAATGATTATTCGACTGATGAAACCAAATGGGTTTTAAAAGATTTTCAAGAAAAATATGAAAACCTTAAAATTGTTGATATAAAAGAACATATTCGTCTTAAACACGGAAAGAAATTCGCTGTTACACTCGGTATCAAATCAGCCATTTACGAAAAACTGGTCTTCACCGATGCCGATTGTAGTCCAAACTCCAACAATTGGTTAAAAGAAACAGCAGGAGCGCTAAGCCAGCCCAACAAAGAAATTGTCATCGGGTATTCGCCATATTTCAAATATAAAGGCTTCTTAAATAAACTCATCCGCTTTGAGACAACCCATACAGCAATGAGTTATCTATCCTATGCCTTAAAGAAAGACGCATACATGGCCGTTGGTAGAAATATGGGATACACAAAAAAACTATTTTTCAGTAAAAAAGGATTTGCTTCCCACATGCATATCAAATCTGGAGATGATGATCTTTTCGTCAATGAAAATGCAACCAAAAAAAATGTAGCCCTATCCATACATCCTGATGCCATAGTGTATTCTGAACCTAAAACAACTTGGAAAACCTATTACAAACAAAAAGCGAGGCACTCAGGAGCATCCGTCATTTACAAAAAAAGACATCAGCGCATGTTGGGCACGCAGCTCATCACGTCCTTTTTATTCTACTGTGCACTAATTCTTACGGCAATTATTTTTCCACACTATTGGTATATACCACTAGCCGCATACCTCATCAGATTAATAACACAGATTTTAGTTTTCAGATCAATATATCGAAAATTAGCAGTTTTTGATCTCATTTGGTGGTTGCCATTATTAGACATCATCTACTATTTCTATATTTGCATCAACGGTTTATTCAACCGAAAAAAGAAATCCATCAGCTGGAAATAA
- a CDS encoding DMT family transporter, protein MSKIKINQNVLILHLTILIWGFTGILGNLISISAIHLVWYRVLIAAISLFIYLIVSKQQILVSRKDFISFMMVGGIVGLHWVLFFYAIKVSTVSVALVTLSSLTLYTSILEPLINRKKIAMMDMIVGVVIIMGIYMIFQFESNYIEGIVAGLACAFCASIFSIANARMVKKSSATLITFYEMLGAFFWVSIFMAFSGDFNEHMVLNQSDLIYLLILGVLCTAVAYVLGVAVMKELSAFTVALTTNLEPVYGILLAMLIFGQKETMSLGFYGGAAIVLGAVFFYPYLKTKIEKRKQDLVIRKIY, encoded by the coding sequence ATGTCTAAAATAAAAATTAATCAGAATGTTCTCATTCTGCATTTAACGATCCTAATATGGGGTTTTACTGGTATTCTAGGAAATTTGATCTCTATTTCTGCGATACATCTTGTGTGGTATCGCGTTCTCATCGCTGCTATTTCTTTGTTTATCTATCTTATCGTTAGTAAGCAACAGATTCTTGTATCGCGAAAAGATTTTATTTCTTTCATGATGGTGGGAGGTATAGTGGGATTACACTGGGTTCTGTTTTTTTATGCTATTAAGGTGTCTACAGTGTCGGTTGCTTTGGTTACTTTATCTTCTTTGACATTGTATACTTCTATTTTGGAGCCTCTGATCAATAGGAAAAAGATAGCCATGATGGATATGATCGTTGGAGTAGTGATTATCATGGGTATATATATGATATTTCAATTTGAATCTAATTATATTGAGGGTATTGTTGCGGGTTTGGCTTGTGCATTTTGTGCGAGTATTTTTTCTATTGCAAATGCAAGAATGGTAAAAAAATCGAGTGCTACATTAATCACTTTTTATGAAATGTTGGGGGCTTTCTTTTGGGTTTCGATTTTTATGGCTTTTAGTGGGGATTTCAATGAGCATATGGTATTGAATCAATCTGATCTGATTTATTTATTGATTTTAGGTGTGCTCTGTACTGCTGTTGCTTATGTACTTGGTGTCGCCGTGATGAAAGAATTGAGTGCGTTTACAGTAGCATTGACGACTAATCTGGAGCCTGTATATGGTATTTTATTGGCCATGCTGATTTTTGGTCAAAAAGAGACGATGAGTTTAGGTTTTTATGGAGGTGCTGCTATTGTTTTAGGTGCAGTCTTCTTTTATCCTTACTTAAAAACAAAGATCGAGAAACGGAAGCAGGATCTGGTGATCAGAAAGATTTATTAA
- the tgt gene encoding tRNA guanosine(34) transglycosylase Tgt, whose translation MKFTLQVQDKFSKARAGVVETAHGKIQTPIFMPVGTAGTVKGVHQHELRNDIKAQIILGNTYHLYLRPGLDVLNKAGGLHKFNGWDRPILTDSGGYQVYSLSDNRKIREEGVTFRSHIDGSKHLFTPENVMDTQRVIGADIIMAFDECTPYPCDYGYARRSIEMTHRWLKRCCDRFDSTEPLYGYDQTLFPIVQGSVYKDLRERSAEKIASFNREGNAIGGLSVGEPAEEMYAMTEVVCHILPEDKPRYLMGVGTPINLLENIALGIDMFDCVMPTRNARNGMLFTRHGTINIKNEKWKDDFSPIDPDSDLYSDQVYTKAYLRHLIRSQELLGAQIASLHNLHFYLWLVNEAREKIVDGTFYDWKNKMVKVLGQRL comes from the coding sequence ATGAAATTCACCCTTCAAGTACAAGATAAATTTTCTAAAGCGCGTGCAGGTGTTGTTGAGACAGCTCACGGAAAAATTCAAACTCCTATTTTCATGCCTGTTGGTACAGCAGGTACGGTCAAAGGTGTTCATCAGCATGAGCTGAGAAATGATATTAAAGCTCAAATCATTTTGGGAAATACTTATCATTTATATTTACGACCGGGACTGGATGTTTTGAATAAGGCTGGTGGTCTTCATAAATTTAATGGTTGGGATCGCCCAATTTTAACAGATTCTGGAGGTTATCAAGTTTACTCTTTGTCAGACAACCGTAAGATACGAGAAGAAGGTGTAACGTTCCGGTCACATATTGATGGTTCAAAGCATTTATTCACTCCGGAAAATGTAATGGATACGCAGCGGGTGATCGGTGCAGATATTATTATGGCTTTTGATGAGTGTACACCTTATCCTTGCGACTATGGCTATGCGCGTCGTTCTATTGAAATGACTCACCGTTGGTTAAAAAGATGTTGTGATCGTTTTGACAGTACAGAACCCTTATATGGATATGACCAGACTTTGTTCCCAATTGTTCAAGGATCTGTGTATAAAGACTTACGCGAAAGGTCTGCTGAGAAAATTGCTTCTTTCAATCGTGAAGGAAATGCAATCGGAGGTTTATCGGTAGGAGAACCTGCTGAGGAAATGTATGCTATGACCGAAGTTGTGTGTCATATTCTTCCCGAAGATAAACCTCGTTACTTGATGGGTGTGGGTACGCCAATCAATCTACTTGAAAATATCGCTTTGGGTATTGATATGTTTGACTGTGTCATGCCAACGCGTAATGCACGTAATGGTATGCTTTTTACACGTCACGGAACGATCAATATCAAGAATGAAAAATGGAAGGACGATTTTTCGCCAATTGATCCTGATAGTGATCTGTACTCCGATCAAGTATATACAAAAGCATATTTACGTCATTTGATCCGTTCACAAGAACTTTTAGGTGCACAGATTGCTTCTCTACATAACTTACACTTTTATTTATGGTTGGTCAATGAGGCTCGTGAGAAAATTGTAGACGGTACATTCTACGATTGGAAAAATAAAATGGTTAAAGTATTGGGTCAACGTTTGTAA
- the accD gene encoding acetyl-CoA carboxylase, carboxyltransferase subunit beta, which produces MSWFKRDKAGINTATENKKEAPDGLWNKCPSCKKPLLNLEQIENNYVCQYCGYHLRIGSAAYFSIIFDNNEFTELFPTLSSGDPINFFDSKPYTERLKESQAKTGLVDAIRSGHGKIDGQELVIACMDFTFIGGSMGSVVGEKIARSIDYCIEHKLPFMLISKSGGARMMEAAFSLMQMAKTAAKLALLAKAGLPYVCLLTDPTTGGVTASYAMLGDINIAEPGALIGFAGPRVIKETIKKDLPKGFQTSEFILEHGFLDFIVDRRQLKDKVSTYLRLVK; this is translated from the coding sequence ATGAGTTGGTTTAAAAGAGATAAAGCCGGAATAAACACGGCAACAGAAAATAAAAAAGAGGCGCCAGACGGATTGTGGAACAAATGTCCTTCATGTAAAAAACCGTTGTTGAACCTTGAACAAATCGAAAACAATTACGTTTGTCAATACTGTGGATACCACCTTAGAATTGGTTCTGCAGCTTATTTTTCAATCATTTTTGATAATAATGAGTTTACTGAATTATTCCCTACACTAAGCTCAGGAGATCCAATAAATTTCTTCGATTCAAAGCCCTACACAGAACGTTTAAAAGAAAGCCAAGCAAAAACTGGTTTGGTAGATGCTATTCGATCTGGTCATGGTAAGATTGATGGTCAAGAATTAGTGATTGCCTGTATGGACTTTACCTTCATCGGAGGATCAATGGGATCTGTAGTAGGTGAAAAGATTGCACGCTCCATAGATTATTGTATCGAACATAAACTTCCTTTTATGTTGATCTCAAAATCAGGTGGTGCACGTATGATGGAAGCTGCATTTTCATTGATGCAGATGGCAAAAACTGCCGCAAAATTAGCATTGTTAGCTAAAGCAGGCTTACCATATGTATGTTTACTTACAGATCCAACAACAGGAGGAGTAACTGCTTCTTACGCAATGTTAGGTGATATTAATATCGCTGAACCTGGAGCTCTAATTGGCTTCGCAGGACCTCGCGTGATCAAAGAAACGATTAAAAAAGATCTTCCAAAAGGATTCCAAACATCAGAATTTATTCTAGAACATGGTTTCTTGGATTTTATCGTGGATAGAAGACAATTGAAAGATAAAGTATCGACCTATTTAAGATTGGTAAAGTAA
- a CDS encoding MFS transporter: MKENTNTKTIWKVIGASSMGTLIEWYDFFIFGSLSIVISTKFFPADNPTAAFLSTLATFAAGFVVRPFGALFFGRLGDLIGRKYTFMVTLLLMGGATFLIGCIPSYESIGFFAPLLVLILRLLQGLALGGEYGGAATYVAEHAPEGQRGYWTSWIQTTATFGLFISLVVILVTKYILTEQQFDAWGWRVPFILSILMVYVSYLIRKNMSESPEFAKAKQEGTTSKNPLKESFGNRYNLKFVLLALFGAAMGQGVVWYTGQFYSMSYMKTVMHLNSDEADMILGTALLVGTPFFILFGWLSDKVGRKWIMLLGMLFALCTYRPIYKAMYQLADTTTKEISFSKIQKLNNNQQLTIKEYTDGTQMQETSELTNTKQTIIKKNITVHGQNRIWLTALIFIQIIYITMVYGPIAAFLVEMFPVKIRYTSMSLPYHVGNGIFGGLLPAISTYLTTNAQVAQDPEFYLAGLWYPIIIAAVCFIIGSLYIKNKPNHLNNG, encoded by the coding sequence ATGAAAGAAAATACAAACACCAAAACAATTTGGAAGGTAATTGGAGCCTCTTCCATGGGAACCCTCATCGAATGGTATGACTTCTTTATTTTCGGAAGTCTCTCCATCGTTATTTCAACCAAATTTTTTCCAGCAGACAATCCCACTGCTGCATTCCTTTCCACCCTAGCCACATTTGCAGCAGGCTTTGTCGTACGACCATTTGGCGCACTCTTTTTCGGCCGATTAGGAGACCTGATTGGGAGAAAATACACATTTATGGTTACATTATTATTAATGGGAGGTGCGACATTCCTCATCGGCTGCATCCCAAGTTATGAAAGCATAGGTTTTTTCGCACCCTTATTAGTACTGATTTTACGTTTATTACAAGGGCTTGCGCTTGGAGGTGAATATGGTGGAGCAGCAACATATGTTGCCGAGCATGCACCAGAAGGCCAACGTGGCTACTGGACATCCTGGATACAAACAACAGCAACTTTCGGTTTATTTATCTCTTTAGTTGTTATACTGGTAACAAAATACATCTTAACCGAACAACAATTTGACGCATGGGGATGGCGTGTTCCATTTATTCTATCCATACTCATGGTCTATGTATCTTATCTCATCCGTAAAAACATGAGCGAATCACCCGAGTTCGCCAAAGCCAAACAAGAAGGTACAACCAGTAAAAATCCCTTAAAAGAAAGCTTCGGTAATCGTTACAATCTTAAATTTGTACTACTAGCTTTATTTGGCGCCGCAATGGGACAGGGAGTAGTATGGTACACCGGGCAATTCTACTCCATGAGTTACATGAAAACCGTTATGCATCTCAATTCTGACGAAGCAGATATGATCTTAGGAACAGCATTGCTGGTCGGAACACCATTTTTCATCCTTTTTGGTTGGTTAAGTGATAAAGTCGGAAGAAAGTGGATTATGCTTTTAGGGATGCTATTCGCACTTTGTACCTACCGACCTATTTACAAAGCGATGTACCAACTAGCAGATACCACAACAAAAGAAATAAGTTTCAGTAAAATCCAAAAATTAAATAATAATCAACAACTTACCATAAAGGAATACACAGATGGAACTCAAATGCAAGAAACAAGTGAACTAACAAACACAAAACAAACCATTATCAAGAAGAATATCACAGTACATGGCCAAAACCGCATATGGTTAACCGCATTAATATTCATCCAGATTATTTACATAACCATGGTCTATGGTCCAATTGCAGCTTTTTTAGTCGAAATGTTTCCAGTCAAGATACGTTACACATCGATGTCACTTCCCTACCATGTCGGAAATGGTATTTTCGGAGGCCTATTACCCGCGATTTCGACTTACCTGACCACCAATGCACAAGTCGCACAAGATCCTGAATTTTATCTAGCAGGACTATGGTATCCCATCATTATTGCAGCCGTATGCTTCATAATCGGATCACTATATATAAAAAATAAACCTAATCATCTCAACAATGGATAA
- a CDS encoding MerR family transcriptional regulator: MPYKEREINKLYYTMGEVTAMFNVNASQIRFYEREFDIIQPKKNKKGNRLFTQDDIANLKIIFNLVKDKGYTLQGAREYLRTNKSEAKENQRVVDSLEKLKSFLLEVRDSL; encoded by the coding sequence ATGCCTTACAAAGAGCGCGAAATTAATAAATTGTATTATACGATGGGTGAAGTGACAGCAATGTTTAATGTCAATGCATCCCAAATTCGTTTTTATGAGCGTGAATTTGATATTATTCAACCCAAAAAGAATAAAAAAGGAAATCGTCTGTTTACACAAGATGATATTGCTAATTTGAAAATTATTTTCAACTTAGTCAAAGATAAAGGATATACACTCCAAGGTGCTCGAGAGTATCTACGCACCAATAAATCAGAAGCAAAAGAAAATCAACGAGTTGTTGATTCCTTAGAAAAATTAAAAAGCTTTTTATTGGAAGTGCGCGATAGCTTATAA
- a CDS encoding LptF/LptG family permease, producing MFSIIDRYIIKKYLSTFVFTMAIFTVVMVIFDISERLDDFLKYNAPMDKIIFEYYAGFIPFYLNFLCPLINFIAVIFFTSKMADQTEIVPILSAGYSFNRLLRPYAFSATLIFAVSFIFNLYIIPRTNKIKIGFENVYVKPLKDNTKVSTHMQIDKNSYVYIDNFDNNAKVGYKFVLEKFKGDTLLEKLIAERITWDSVTTKWKIHDYSNRIINGLHERMDKGTVKDTTLDMKPSDFELYDNIFTAMDTKELNERIYKEEIRGTGMMTDLKLEKYKRYVYPFSAFVLTLMGVALSSKKVRGGIGLSLGVGIGLSFTYIVFIQFANMFSLKGGLPPLIAVLIPNVTFLIIAIYLAIRAPK from the coding sequence ATGTTTTCTATAATCGATCGTTATATTATTAAAAAGTACCTGAGCACCTTTGTGTTCACGATGGCTATCTTTACGGTCGTCATGGTTATTTTTGATATTTCTGAGCGGTTGGATGATTTCTTGAAATATAATGCTCCTATGGACAAAATTATATTTGAATATTATGCTGGATTTATTCCGTTTTATTTGAATTTCTTATGTCCTTTGATCAACTTTATTGCTGTCATCTTTTTTACTTCAAAGATGGCAGATCAAACAGAAATTGTCCCAATATTAAGTGCTGGATATAGTTTCAACCGCCTTTTAAGACCTTATGCTTTTTCTGCTACGCTGATATTTGCTGTCTCATTTATATTCAACTTATATATTATTCCTCGAACGAATAAGATCAAGATCGGGTTTGAAAATGTGTATGTCAAGCCCTTGAAGGATAATACAAAGGTATCGACTCATATGCAAATTGATAAAAACAGTTATGTTTATATCGATAACTTTGATAATAATGCTAAGGTTGGCTATAAATTTGTCTTAGAGAAATTTAAGGGTGATACTTTATTGGAAAAGTTAATTGCTGAACGTATTACATGGGATTCGGTGACGACGAAATGGAAAATACATGATTATTCGAATCGTATCATTAATGGTCTGCATGAACGCATGGATAAAGGTACGGTCAAAGATACGACCTTGGATATGAAACCTAGTGATTTTGAACTTTATGACAATATTTTCACTGCTATGGATACCAAGGAGCTTAATGAGCGTATCTATAAAGAAGAAATTAGGGGGACTGGTATGATGACGGATCTTAAACTGGAAAAGTATAAGCGTTATGTATATCCATTTTCAGCATTTGTATTGACCTTAATGGGTGTTGCCCTGTCGTCAAAGAAAGTAAGAGGAGGTATTGGATTGAGTCTGGGTGTGGGTATCGGATTGAGTTTTACTTATATTGTATTTATTCAATTTGCCAATATGTTCTCGTTAAAAGGTGGGCTTCCACCATTGATTGCGGTATTGATCCCCAATGTAACGTTTTTAATTATTGCAATCTATCTGGCCATAAGAGCGCCAAAATAA